A single Halanaerobiales bacterium DNA region contains:
- a CDS encoding GNAT family N-acetyltransferase, giving the protein MNTIVSASPKDTKLLASLEIRTEAYWGYDSSFMDKFKEIYLITEEFILNNPTYILKDNEIIIGFYGLLLNDDEFSLEYLFIEPMYIGKGYGKILWNHALAECKKLVIREFTIITSPDARGFYLKLGATIDKQVDSLISKGNKTPKLIYRL; this is encoded by the coding sequence ATGAACACAATAGTAAGTGCTTCACCAAAAGACACAAAATTGTTAGCTAGTCTAGAAATTAGAACTGAAGCTTATTGGGGATATGATTCAAGTTTTATGGATAAATTCAAAGAAATATACTTAATTACAGAAGAATTTATATTAAATAATCCAACTTATATTCTAAAGGACAATGAGATAATAATTGGATTTTATGGATTATTGCTAAATGATGATGAGTTCTCGTTAGAATATCTATTTATAGAACCTATGTATATTGGAAAAGGATATGGCAAAATATTATGGAATCACGCTCTTGCAGAATGTAAAAAACTGGTTATTAGAGAATTTACAATTATAACTAGTCCAGATGCAAGAGGATTCTATTTGAAATTAGGAGCAACTATTGATAAGCAAGTAGATTCATTAATATCAAAGGGAAATAAAACCCCTAAACTTATTTATAGACTATAA